The following proteins are co-located in the Salinigranum halophilum genome:
- a CDS encoding selenium-binding protein SBP56-related protein: protein MSTDEPSQSTDRHGHEHHEVEGPGYPTPAAMRTESEREKTAFVMGLRVGMDVDEPDFVGVVDVDPDSDTYAELIDTVEMPNKGDELHHFGWNTCSSSCHAEGLMRDHLIVPGQRSSRIHILDASDPRNPAIEKVIEPEEVFEHDLSAPHTVHCVPEGKIVISMLGNADGELPGGFLQLDQEDFSIDGHWEADLGEMEMNYDYWYQPRHGVMLSTEWAAPETYYPGFDLDDVEAGKYGDSIHVWDWETKEHQQTLTFGEEGLIPLEIRMPHNPEETEGYVGAALSSNILRFWEAEDGHWEWEKVIDVEDREHPDWDMPVPGLVTDILLSLDDQYMFFSNWLHGDVRMYDISDTGNPRLVDQCWVGGNFAERQSVGGHDVRGAPQMLQLSRDGRRLYWTTSLFSSWDNQFYPEIGEQGSLMMKADVYPDEGRMELDEEFVVDFGDAPGGPARAHEIRWPGGDCTSDVWQ, encoded by the coding sequence ATGAGCACCGACGAACCCAGTCAGTCGACCGACAGACACGGCCACGAGCATCACGAGGTAGAGGGGCCGGGGTATCCGACGCCGGCGGCGATGCGCACCGAATCGGAACGCGAGAAGACGGCCTTCGTTATGGGGCTCCGGGTCGGGATGGACGTGGACGAACCCGACTTCGTCGGCGTCGTCGACGTCGACCCCGACTCCGACACCTACGCGGAGTTGATCGACACCGTCGAGATGCCGAACAAGGGCGACGAGCTCCACCACTTCGGCTGGAACACCTGTTCGTCGTCGTGTCACGCCGAAGGGCTGATGCGGGACCACCTCATCGTCCCCGGGCAACGCTCCTCGCGGATCCACATCCTCGACGCCTCCGACCCGCGGAACCCCGCAATCGAGAAGGTGATCGAACCCGAGGAGGTGTTCGAGCACGACCTCTCGGCCCCGCATACGGTTCACTGCGTGCCCGAGGGAAAAATCGTCATCAGCATGCTCGGCAACGCGGATGGCGAACTACCCGGTGGCTTCCTCCAGCTCGACCAGGAGGACTTCTCCATCGACGGCCACTGGGAGGCGGACCTGGGGGAGATGGAGATGAACTACGACTACTGGTACCAGCCCCGTCACGGCGTGATGCTGTCGACGGAGTGGGCGGCACCGGAGACGTACTACCCGGGGTTCGACCTGGACGACGTCGAGGCGGGCAAGTACGGCGACAGCATCCACGTCTGGGACTGGGAGACGAAAGAACACCAGCAGACGCTGACGTTCGGCGAGGAGGGGCTCATCCCGCTCGAGATCCGGATGCCTCACAACCCCGAAGAGACCGAGGGCTACGTCGGCGCGGCGCTCTCTTCGAACATCCTCCGGTTTTGGGAGGCGGAGGACGGCCACTGGGAGTGGGAGAAGGTCATCGACGTCGAGGACCGCGAGCATCCCGACTGGGACATGCCCGTGCCGGGACTGGTGACGGACATCCTCCTCTCGCTCGACGACCAGTACATGTTCTTCTCGAACTGGCTCCACGGCGACGTCCGGATGTACGACATCAGCGACACGGGGAACCCGCGGTTGGTCGACCAGTGCTGGGTCGGGGGCAACTTCGCCGAGCGCCAGTCCGTCGGCGGCCACGACGTCCGCGGCGCGCCGCAGATGCTCCAACTCTCCCGTGACGGCCGACGGCTCTACTGGACCACCTCGCTGTTCTCCTCGTGGGACAACCAGTTCTACCCCGAAATCGGCGAACAGGGGTCGCTGATGATGAAAGCGGACGTCTACCCCGACGAGGGTCGGATGGAACTGGACGAGGAGTTCGTCGTCGACTTCGGCGACGCCCCCGGCGGCCCGGCCCGCGCGCACG